The Oncorhynchus mykiss isolate Arlee chromosome 5, USDA_OmykA_1.1, whole genome shotgun sequence DNA window gatctcaactcccccttcactcctgaggagatcctggaggcaattacctccatgccacctaataagtccccaggcccagatggattccccagagagttctacaaagctttttggccccagctcagccctatcttcatgccaatgctggaggatttttgcaaaaactgagttctcccagactcaatgcacacagctcgcattacagtgttgctaaaaaaagacaaggaccccctatcctgctcgtccttccggcccataagcttgttggatttcgactataaaataattaccaaattgctcgccaaaagacttAACACTCTTCTTCTcaaaataataaaagcggaccaaactggatttattagagacagatactcttctgataacattcgccgtctttttgaAATTATTGATCAAATAAACgcacagaagacccctgtcctactggcttcactggatgctgagaaggcgtttgacaggatggagtggagctttctgttttcagtcttagaaaagttcaatatgggcccaaattttattaaatggatcaaatcactatactctcatccaaatgccatggtgactactaatggactgaactctgacagattccctctggaacggggcacaagacaagggtgctcgctgtccccgctgctctacttgttgggggcggagcctctggcagagctgataaggagcaatccaagtattatgggtgtttctgcaggcggcctgcagcacaagatttcgctttacgcggatgatgtcttgctctacatatccaaccctgagaaatccctccctctcattttagacacaattgctcagtatggcaagttttcaggttataagatcaattttaacaaatccactgcctgccctctcaatattacactcaccagctctatgaagacactttgtcctttccaatggaaaacacaggggtttcaatacctcgggatcttcataacaccagatctgaatagcctttttaaggaaaatgatcttccactcctggaccaaatcaagaacgatctccaaacctggatctccctcccaattagcttagtaggaagaattaatgtaatccgtatgaacgtcctccctagactgaactacttatttcagatgctcccatgctatctcccagtaTGTTCCTTTTTCAAAACcactaaccaaagcatcaccaaatttatatggggcaataaaaaacctaggatcaagttttccactctatcgaaacctgaatctaagggtggtcttgcccttccctcccttcaattgtactactggtctgcccaaatccgcaacatgctaacatggatcacaaacagacaagagtcaacgtggattcagatagaagcccaatcctgtggttcattgcccttaagctcaactatattcattaataactttagtgaagtgggcaacatagccaaaacctttgtgatttacagcaccctactagcgtggagggactgtaagaaatacctgggcatttcctcccaaatatgttctcactcgcctatagtggGCAACcaagacttgccaaaagccctgagggagggaactttaatctttggcatactctaggaatcaggaccttttcagacctatttcatcagaaaaccactacagtGAAAttctttcaagagctctgcagtgaattcgatgtgccaagatcccattttttCAAATATCTTCCAAATTAGACATGTcatttcctcatttacctccgagaggaggtttagaactcagttgaatgaagttgaaacccttcttgtcacagcacaatccattaaaggcaaaatatcttacatctatagagtcctttctgagaaaggaagctcctcctttactcctttgaaaataatctgcgaaaaggaccttggtctgactatcagtgatgagttatgggcggaggtttgcgacagggtatactgctcctctaccagtgtaaaaatgaaagaatctaattacaaatttttgtacaaattttattatactcctttgagactccatagaatgaaaacagatgtctcctaactgtaaaagatgtacctctgaaagtggaacctatatgcatgtattttggagctgtagggagATTGCTAGATTCTGGCAAtctacatactgctgcacagaaaatactagaggtacagtttgatatgaccccgtgtatctatcttcttaatgcccagcaggactttgttcttgatcctgacagagaaaatttgcttatgactattacatactttgctaagaaatgtattcttctattgtgggcctctaatacccctcctacatttaaaatgtggattgaccagattgttgactttcttcctcttgaaaagctcacttatgacctccacaagagacagcccaagtttgatactCTGGTCttcactattcaactatatttcaaactggacagagtgaacggggtgactagggaaatgcgcagatacatgttgtgtaaggtactgtaaaacctaaaaacgaattattggcccgtcatctcagcgaatgcttgaaatagctgataagaaccttgatagtgctgctgcaagtgttaaatgttttttttgtgtgtttttattttaatttcgtttttgagtacgtgtgcaccaaggaaaataaatgcttttatttgactttatcattcattttaattgtatttttattttttcatatgTATTATTAATTTttgactttttctttttttaaagcctgtgaatgtggaatgtgttttgttggttgattgaaaaacaagaacttcaataaaactttaaattgaaaaaaaaaaaaaatagcactgTTGTTCTAATCGTCAGATCGCAGGTATTCTGATcttcactgtccatggtgctgaatctggCTGGGTAGATTAGTTTGAATGCTGAAAACTTGTTTGCCTACATTTAAAGGCCCTGTGAAGTCAAAATAATTTGatttcatattgtacaacagctgatgaaactaacactgtaaatgtgttttacaaaaatgtgatcggggttgcttcctgatagttctggttgaaaatacggagcatgttcctctgcccaggccttgctgacacttgccagatcttacactgcctggataggtattttgtgtgtcagctaaccacatcatatgttatagcaatctgtcagtcgatgacacaatggatgacttggcacacaaccattggttgatgcacgcaacacctgagcagggacacattcttttcacagcacttcaatgcaaagtaattttcgtagaaggtttggagagcattttcactaacccttttcctaaccttaacctcagtttcctaacctgctacgaaaaattcACTTCGATATTGAAGTGCCATGAAAAGAGAGTTTCTCACATCTATACagcaccttctaatcagcaggtttgcatgggccaGAATTTTGGCTTTCCATGGCGACATCACCATGTGTAAATTGGTTTATAGACCAACGACAATGAgagtgccaataacagctagttttaatttcccctccacactgaccactcccagacagtcctagcaaaattattgcttgagaaagttTTTTTTGCATTATAGTGACTTCTTGTGGTAAAATGTCAAACTCACAACTAAACTCATTAAAATGGAGGTTTTCTTTACCCTGTCTTATCAAACAGTGCAACATTTGACTGATGAAATAGCATTCTTCTAAAATTCTTACACTTCTAGATGCAAAATACAAGTCACTATTCCAATACTTTTTGATTCCGCCATTTTTGAAATACCATTTACAAATATGAGCGTAAATGTAACATTTAACATTTCAGTTAAAAACCCTTTGGATAATATCAACATTAATTACTTAACATcttaacacatacacaccatgtaaatatcaataaacagaggaacacatgctacaaatagttagtgactacctaccagtcaattaaattagattattcagaaaaataacattgttaTAAGAGACAAATTGCCTTTAGACAACATAAATGACTGCATCTGGACACAGGTCAAAACTACTCTGCCGAGCTCAAGTTACCAGCTATGTATGGTTTCAACACTTACATTTATTGAGTTATTGAAAAGTATCCTACAAACATTGTTCGAATGTGAAAGTGATCAGGTTTTCTGAAACAGGTGTGTTTGTATTGAAGAACCCTGAGATTGTGGACAGTAGGACTTGTGTGAACAGGTGTGAACAGACTGAAGATAATGatgttttcctttctctgtctttcgaAACTCAGGAAtagtttgaatgtttttttattgtaatttaaacAATGGTATGGATGATTAAGCTGGATCTTTCTCTCTGAATCAGGAGTGCACTTTCATTCTCCCAATTTTTCCAAAAGCCCAATCTGAGCAACCTTTGCTATAAACCCTGTCTTTCCCATTGTTGTTTCAAAAGTGGAAAATGATCAATTCGATAATCACACATAATGGGCATTTCACAGCCAAGACTTTTGATCCTTCCCATCAAGGCCATGTTGGCCCGTTTAACCTTCACCCGGTCCCTCTCTTCCGGAGTCCTCTTGGAGGTGCACTCCACAGTAGAGTCGGTCTCAAAGGAGATGGCTGGGACGTGAGTGAGCAGGTGGcccccagccttctcctgggCCATGGGCGTGGGAGTCTGCAGGACCAGCCCGTGCGTCGCTTGTTGATGTCGAAGGTAAAAGCTAAGAGGATACACACAAACATTGAccatataatgtaatgttgttacATGTAACTAACTAACTTGACTTGCCACCGTGTGAAACATGTATGCTACCATATGTTACTAAAAAGAGCTGACAATATTATAAAATGTAATCCAGGAGTTTATGTTTGAATTCTGGTTCTCTCACAACACAAGTCACTCAGAAAAGCATCTGTaggcagaagcatgctacatgtacatttggcatttgaaaaaactacagctgtgctatgctaccgaatgcaaaatgtatctgtatcataaaagtgtagtgcaatattcccttttcttgccacacacacatactctctctcactAGGGACAAATGTTTCGGCTCCTTGTCCAGAGAGGTTTGAGCTTTAGAAGAGGATCTGCAGCAAAAGTAGACCTTTATTGCCATctacaggtcaaaggtcagactggcattcagtaaaatgtaaatatgggcgatccacagaaaatggaaatgtgtgtgtttctgtttgagaagttaaaccagttaattcccttataactgagtgtcctgcatcatgtattattttattggttgtaaattaaatacggtttattttacagtacatgtattttacactgaATCATTGATATCTGGTCGAATGTTGGTTGTGGGACATAACTGaagtactatgtgtgtgtgttcaatgaatcacactgtttgtgtgtgtgtgggtgggggtgcatgttctatacattattcaggacaacattactttgtttagcctacaccgtgactatgactgcataataaactaaactaaatatactatgtattttctaatcaaatgtgttaacagggcaacacaaaagaagacaaaggccatcaattcaatgcaaatattactgtattaaaggaaattgttgtattaagcttgctttgaaaaccgtttgaatggcttggataggcctatggagatggtggaaaacatcctgattagaaggggacgtttgcgaggcttctcctgttgagaggtggagggaagacccTCTGGGAGTCCAAATGTGGCAGGATGTGCCACTATGTTGggcgacagaagagagagagttgacatgcACTTTCATTTAGAAATGATGGTATATTGTATTCTTAGTTTCAACTCATTATTACTTTCACAAATAAATGAGAACCAGAATCTTGAGATTTGGAAACTATAAATAATTTTACGTAAGAGATTACTATcgataatatataatgtactgtatatagggtttaatatttttgcaatagcagctttgtacaccaatatctcaaacagtaaatgtcctgctgtatggacttacacatgatctcttcagcagtagtctggtctttggattcagaatggcgggaattcttcttgtttcccatcatgaatggctaaaacaaaaacatgtcaaaacaaCTGTCACAGCAGAACAATCTCACGGTAATAACGATCACATCTTACACACCAGCACAACAAGATTTATAAATGGTTTTGGAATTAATGGATGGTTTTACATTTTCTCTAAATAACATTGTTTACTCACATTGACACAATTGTTAACTTAAATAAGTGTGATGTACCTTTAAGTTGAATTTCAGTCTGGCAAGCCTTTGTAGGAAAGACAGCTTCCCTCTGGTAGCCTTCACATCTTCAGCCATGAGAAGAGCTTCTGGCCTGGTGGCTTCGAAAGATGTTCTTGAGGCTGCTCTTGATGCCTCGTTACAACTGTGGAGAAGCTCCTTGCTCAATGACTTCACAAGAATCCTATTGAAAGTGgagtcctgagtcgacacggccagttggagtattttctctgagccaaactccttcaacagatgtttgtagacggtgctgtatactttgtgactcttcaggttcttgggataagcttgggtctcagagcagcctgaccatgcacagaagGCAGCTATAACTTTTGGAATCAGGTCTTGTGACGTGCGTGTGACGTCAGTTGGGTACAGATCAGTTTGGGTTTGTATTTTTGACAGAAGTCTCACCactaacatgctgatgaggccgGTGAAGTCATCATCACCGACTAAGTTGTCAGTGGATGGGGTTGAAAGCGAGGCAACATCCGGGCTGGTTGAATTCTGATCACAAACAATGCTCTGAGGTACACCGAAACAACTTTCCTCAGCATCTATGTTGTCCTCAAAGCCTcgtgcagcattggaggtcccacttgttgtcatgctgatggcggagaaagatggcagagggtaggacttaccactcagtagactgcctatatcagttacagttccggttggagatgaccctctgctttgtgcatcagaaaccacagagtccatgacctggcttaccattactttggtaaacaggctgactgtgtcactaaatgctgatgtagaaaaagaacatgaaatcctatcttcagatacgctagccggcacactaactccctgagccaaactcattgaagctgtagagggcacaaggctaggaagcaagaggcgcttcacagactcctctgcaaaaagctgaaccagcttgtaagctgtgggcttccccaccgtcttgtcattcctcttcagctcagtaaggactgtatcggatgcactctttccagccgccactgtcagaaccagaggggtcaagttgctctcagaaatgatgcggttgacttggtgagtaagatcacgtgagagagcaccaatcctaccctgagatatgagctcctccagtcttgctattgcagctgttagatcagggtggaatgcaacctccccttcttcctctggatGTACCTCCTTTATGATGGTATCCACTATTGCAGACATGCTTTCCCTGGCATCACACACCAATGTTTTTGGCTTAGTAGATTTGCCCTTGTCGATGACTGAGCATCTCACAATGGGCTGAGTAATACTCTCTGGTAAATCAGAAgagatgggagtgccagggagtgaAAATTCCCACTCTGACTTCTTTGATCTGGCAGTTGAGGatgacaacgaggaggaagaACGCTGTGGCGCTTGATAGATCAGTTCCTCACCACATTCACTGCTTACCCTTTCAACATCCTTCAGCATCATTCCAACCACATTCTCTATTTGTGAAAGCGCAGTCACCGtttggtcagattttgacagctctttctgaattaaaaccagaatatggctgagggtctttttggcttgagccgttgttgctttgacttgattttgccatgtaaaataattcctcatctttgtcttcacattgtggtaaatagtctttgcagttgtccagatcttcttctcagatacttccaaaccagactgtgagcctttgggtgtggcctcagtgtactctgaggttttctcatcactctgttgaagcatagagtctgcctgccatagagtagtagaagactctgtgggtgggaaaaggctcttcatgtcatttgtaattgatcCAACGATTTCAAAAGCAGTTATATCTGTATGCCTTAAGGAAATTGTTGATTTTGCTGGCAACATCTGAGAATCTGTCTGGCTGGAACTGACTTTGCTGGGAAAGCTACTGACTGATTTGATCAGTATTTTTCGCACTTCGTTGGTAGCGTTCATCTGGAACTCCTCACTGGAGAGTTTCTCAATGACTGAGGCTGGAGTATCTCTTAATCCTTCCAACCATGAAGAACCAGACACAGGCATGTCTTCTAGATAAGACATGACACTGTCCAAAAAGCCACAGACTTCAAGGGAGTTGTAAGAGGAACCCTCTGCAACAGATGATGTGCATTCCAAATCTGCCACCTCTGACCTATACATGGTCACAATCTGGGACAAGACCTCTTTGGTGCAGGGCACCATGTTggaatcacagagagacagtaatggtTGAGAGTTCTCACTTTGGCATTTACGGAGAGAACCAAGTCCTGTTGAGTTGACCACTTGCAGTATTGCCTCACTCTTACTGGTTTCAGGTTGCTCTGGTGTTTTCTCTCCTACAGAGTCAGTTGAATCACATCCATCAGATAAAGAAGATGAACTACGTTCTGATATAGGGGATTCACTCCTACATGGGGAAGGCAAGCTCAGGATTGAAACAGGCAGATCACTGGAGTCAGTATGCTCCAGAAGCACAGCACTGGAGTCAGCTTTTTCCATAAGTTCTTCCCCTTGGACTGGAGCTCCACCCATTCTGAGGAACAATGTCTCCAGCTTTGCCTGAAGTCTCTCGCAGAGTCTACGAGCTGCATGGAAGGGTTTCCGCTTTGTCGTACAGTGTCCCACTTGGGTATCTCTCTGGGTGCTTGTTGGCTGATCTAATTCAGCATACTGCACAATGTCCTTGACATCTTCAACAAAGTTATCAATTATTTGTGATGCCTCAGATTCTACTTTGGTCTGTATGAGCTCAGTGGCCGCAGAATCAAGGATCCTGTCAGATGGGCTAGATGCATTCATCAAGCTTGGAGTGGTACTAAACGAATGAGAAGGTTgaaccataccagagatatcgctcattaaccttctcacaagaatttcactcacagcctttgaggctttggtcttgaacttcacactaaacagagtgccaagattttgcatcattgctttgcaagATGTACATATTATGTTCAGCTCCTCTGGAACAGGAGAGTCTTCAACATCCAGGTGCTCCACTACAAGGTCACTGCCAGATGCCAACATTTTAACTTTCACAGCCACTTCTCGAAAAACCTTAGCCAATTCCGGATCTTCTTTTTCCAATTCACCCACCATCTCTGCGATAACAGTCATCACTTCTTCTGTTGCAGGTGGAATGCATGACTCTAATACAGAGGTAGAGCTCTGGTCCTCTGGGGTGGTGTgatcatcaaaacatttctggaccatgttgaccattTGTTCAGCGGCCTGGGTACCAGAAGAAATAGGGGAGGACCGCCCTGAAATGGCTCTGCTGATGGTCGCAGAGAGGGCAGAGTTAAGCTGTTCGACCACCACCTTGATAAGACCAACAGTCAGCTCAGGTGGGCAGGAGGACAGGATATTATGATCAgacagttgctcctggacacttttgatgattctgtcctctgtcattcccaggaggactttcactgaggtctgggaactttaaaaCGAACAAGCAAAGCATGATAATTCCTGTCTTAACTTGGCAAATCGGTCAAGCGTTGTAATTTTAGTATTCTAAATATCTACATGTCCTTTTGATCGCTTTACATGCTCATTAATTTGAATATGCTCAAAGGCTGATACATTACATTTTGTACTACATCAGATAGAGTAAATTGCATTGGCTAACACTGGGATAGATGATCTCGGTGAAATCCATACATGAAAACCTTGAGGGGAACATACCTCTTAGAAGAGGGTGTTAGGGACCTGAGATGTTGAGCCCCTGTGCCGCCCTTATACATTTTCTTCGCCAGATATCtaacttcctggatgagctccagtctttcctgatcaaaggcagcaaaggatcttgcactgccacccctcttgggtgagtcagtgtcgTCGTCAGCAAAGTCCTTTACCCCAAGTACGCGGGCCAGGGCtggcagcaggatctgcagggtggtctgtgcgatgaaggttacaattgtcttgcacaatttggcaagctgttccttcgtcatctgttttgaacaaacagaacaaaaacagtcttttcaatggaactgtgatgtaaagtattctagatcgaacagaatgcatttgatcaacattgttattcttgtctgtgactgaattcaaagtttgatgaagtctgacagagaacatgaataacagaatatgacttgatggctaatctctgaattcaacagatcattgacacatcaaaggtcaaaggcaggtagggaaacttacagggttttttagtcctttgtagatcacttgccactgcctagacaatttaaaataagtgttttagttagtgtttagttcccactgcacaatatttcataaatgttgaacattacagaaaaacttttaacatactcatcagtaagattgcgcaggaatgagatgaggattgggtagGAGTATTCCATCTCATCCTTGTTGCCTGGGCCGAATGCAGCCTTAACAGCTTTCTTCTCCAGGAGCTCAATTACAGGTCCTCTATCCAGGTGTTTATTCCTGGAGACTAAAGATGTGATTGCCGTAGAGGAAGTAGAAACAAAATTAAAGAGAAATCAGACGTTTTATCTCTTAATACTCTGATTTCATTGTTTAAGGGTTTTAGAATAGGCCTATTTGAATAAAGCTATCTATGTGACCTTTCTTActgattacagtagactacagtttcaTTGAAAATGGATAGCACAACCTACAGAATAGAGAAACAATGTAGTACTACAGAGGTAAATCTCTGACCTGCATCATTGTCAGTGCCCAGCTTCCTTGACTTCTTGCCACTCCTCTTACTTTTTgcctaggatagaacagaacagattctAGATCTCAAATGATGGCAGACATGTAACAGCAGGGCCCGTATACATAAAGTTCATCAGATAAGGTGTGGGCTCAACCTTGCCCAAATAattgtattcattatgatctcaaatgcaaaactgatcctagataagcactcctactctgagacaatttatgaataggctatgggccaggtcaaagcagctcttaaaacacgttttgaaaacagctactacgtatgttgttatctgagatatatagatatctatggTATGACTGCTATCAGGTACAGAGTGTAACCCAGTAGGCCTATTATGTGCTCTGTCACTCCTGCCATCTTACCTTCCTTCCCTTCTTGGCCTCCTCTTTGGGCAAGGCCACTGGTTCTTCCTCAACaacttcctttccttccctctgaggatcaccatcctccctctgtgctacctgaaggacagacattccaataagtaataatatgtcaatgtcagagtagatctgtgcagaggacatcataaatagagctacagccatatcaCAGCTAAGCTGGTGACTTTATAAAGAATGGTACATTTGCTTTACAATATGTTATAGCTTTTTACAAGAAATATCCGCTTATATTGCTTTACCCTTTTTTACTTTCCCCCAATATTGTATGATGTAATTTAGCTTACCTTTTCTTCATCCATTCAAGCTATTTTATATCTCAAAAAGCATGTCCTTGTCTGTGTTGGTTACATTCAAGTTGAATTCAGGTCGAGAGTGAGGACAATATTGCAGGCAGGGACTGTAATTTAGGGCTACATGCTACGTCATGGAACGTTAgacctttatgacatcacaaatagTATTTTTAGGAAGAGCGCGGGAAAGGTTACTTGCCCACTCAGTAGGACTAACTAATATTGACAGAAATTTCCCCGTCAAACGTTTTCGATTGCCTACCCCTACGCCTTCCATCGAACATGGTCCTGCCTTTGCAATATTGTCTCTCTTGTGGATTTACTTACGTATGACATGTAGGCTTACTGTGTCGGATCAAGTTGATTGATCTGTCCTAGTCAGCCTTAGGTTGAACCCAAAATCTTCTGGGAAATATTTGTTAATACTATTCATTTCAATATCGTTTTATTCTTTGATTTAGTCCCAATCCAATCCTATTGTTGGCTGCCAATCCCCACCAAATATGTCattgtaggacatactgtagcggGAGAAAGTGAGATCTGCA harbors:
- the LOC118964655 gene encoding uncharacterized protein LOC118964655, with translation MTTSGTSNAARGFEDNIDAEESCFGVPQSIVCDQNSTSPDVASLSTPSTDNLVGDDDFTGLISMLVVRLLSKIQTQTDLYPTDVTRTSQDLIPKVIAAFCAWSGCSETQAYPKNLKSHKVYSTVYKHLLKEFGSEKILQLAVSTQDSTFNRILVKSLSKELLHSCNEASRAASRTSFEATRPEALLMAEDVKATRGKLSFLQRLARLKFNLKPFMMGNKKNSRHSESKDQTTAEEIMLAHPATFGLPEGLPSTSQQEKPRKRPLLIRMFSTISIGLSKPFKRFYLRHQQATHGLVLQTPTPMAQEKAGGHLLTHVPAISFETDSTVECTSKRTPEERDRVKVKRANMALMGRIKSLGCEMPIMCDYRIDHFPLLKQQWERQGL
- the LOC118964723 gene encoding uncharacterized protein LOC118964723 translates to MAVALFMMSSAQIYSDIDILLLIGMSVLQVAQREDGDPQREGKEVVEEEPVATPKEEAKKGRKAKSKRSGKKSRKLGTDNDAVSRNKHLDRGPVIELLEKKAVKAAFGPGNKDEMEYSYPILISFLRNLTDEQWQVIYKGLKNPMTKEQLAKLCKTIVTFIAQTTLQILLPALARVLGVKDFADDDTDSPKRGGSARSFAAFDQERLELIQEVRYLAKKMYKGGTGAQHLRSLTPSSKRYVPLKVFMYGFHRDHLSQC